Proteins co-encoded in one Ornithorhynchus anatinus isolate Pmale09 chromosome 14, mOrnAna1.pri.v4, whole genome shotgun sequence genomic window:
- the TOB2 gene encoding LOW QUALITY PROTEIN: protein Tob2 (The sequence of the model RefSeq protein was modified relative to this genomic sequence to represent the inferred CDS: deleted 1 base in 1 codon), which yields MHLEIKVALNFIISYLYNKLPRRRADLFGEELERLLKKKYEGHWYPDRPLKGSGYRCVHIGETVDPVVELAAKRSGLAVEDVRANVPEELSVWIDPSEVSYQIGEKGAVKVLYLDDSEGCGSTELDKEIKSSFNPDAQVFVPIGSQDNSLSNSPSPSFGRSPSPTFIPRSAQPITFTTATFAATKFGSTKMKKGGGGGAGGPGAGGGAGGPPPAPQPRLARSPTNGLLKHKGLSLSMHSLNFIGGGGPAPQSQLSPNAKEFVYNGGSPGLFFDGADPQPAAGHGGGGGSGFDVAQVFGGGTNGLFLEKSPFVEGLSYNLNAMQYPSQSFQPVVLAN from the exons atgcatcTGGAGATCAAAGTTGCCCTGAACTTCATCATCTCCTACCTGTACAACAAGCTGCCCCGCCGCCGGGCCGACCTGTTCGGGGAAGAGCTGGAGCGTCTGCTGAAGAAGAAGTACGAGGGCCACTGGTACCCTGACCGGCCCCTGAAGGGCTCGGGCTACCGCTGCGTCCACATCGGGGAGACGGTGGACCCGGTGGTGGAGCTGGCGGCCAAGCGCAGCGGCCTGGCGGTGGAGGACGTGAGGGCCAACGTGCCCGAGGAGCTGAGCGTCTGGATCGACCCCTCTGAGGTCTCCTACCAGATCGGCGAGAAGGGGGCCGTCAAGGTCCTCTACCTGGACGACAGCGAGGGCTGCGGCTCGACCGAGCTGGACAAGGAGATCAAGAGCAGCTTCAACCCCGACGCCCAAGTGTTCGTGCCCATCGGCAGCCAGGACAACTCCCTGTCCAACTCGCCGTCCCCGTCCTTCGGCCGCTCGCCCAGCCCCACCTTCATCCCCCGCTCCGCCCAGCCCATCACCTTCACCACCGCCACCTTTGCCGCCACCAAGTTCGGCTCCACCAAGATGAAgaagggcggcgggggcggggcgggcggccccggggcg gggggcggggcgggcggccccccgccggccccccagccccgcctGGCCCGCTCCCCCACCAACGGCCTGCTGAAGCACAAGGGCCTCTCCCTGTCTATGCATTCTCTGAACTTCATcgggggcggcggcccggcccctcagtcccagctctcccccaaCGCCAAGGAGTTCGTCTACAACGGCGGCTCCCCCGGCCTCTTCTTCGACGGCGCCGACCCCCAGCCCGCCGCGGGccacggaggcggcggcgggagcgggtTCGACGTGGCCCAGGTGTTCGGCGGCGGCACCAACGGCCTCTTCCTGGAGAAGTCGCCCTTCGTGGAGGGACTGAGCTACAACCTGAACGCCATGCAGTACCCCAGCCAGTCGTTCCAGCCCGTCGTCCTGGCCAACTGA